One Myxococcus stipitatus DNA segment encodes these proteins:
- a CDS encoding ribose-phosphate pyrophosphokinase, whose amino-acid sequence MQPRDFKIFAGNSNPGLAQRICDYLKRPLGKAEVNRFSDGEIHVEIGENVRGQDVFILQSTCPPANDHLMELLIMCDALKRASAGSITAVMPYYGYARQDRKVAPRTPITAKLIADLLEVAGATRVVSMDMHAGQIQGFFNIPSDHLYGSPVFLEDLRKRFPEPQELVIVSPDAGGVERARAYSKRLNTGLAIIDKRRPRPNASEVMNLIGDVSGKDAVLVDDMVDTAGTLAQAAAALKAKGARKVVAYAVHPILSGPAIQRIQDSVLEEVVFTDTVPLSASAQACGKIRLLTTERLFGEAIARIHRADSLSSLFV is encoded by the coding sequence ATGCAGCCGCGCGACTTCAAGATCTTCGCCGGGAACTCGAATCCCGGCCTGGCTCAACGTATCTGCGACTACCTCAAGCGGCCCCTGGGCAAGGCGGAGGTGAACCGGTTCTCCGACGGGGAAATCCACGTGGAGATCGGTGAGAACGTGCGCGGGCAGGATGTGTTCATCCTCCAGTCCACGTGCCCTCCGGCCAACGACCACCTGATGGAGCTGCTCATCATGTGCGACGCCCTCAAGCGGGCGAGTGCCGGCTCCATCACCGCGGTCATGCCGTATTACGGCTACGCGCGGCAGGACCGGAAGGTCGCCCCGCGCACGCCCATCACCGCCAAGCTCATCGCGGACCTGCTGGAGGTCGCGGGCGCCACGCGCGTGGTCTCCATGGACATGCACGCCGGGCAGATCCAGGGCTTCTTCAACATCCCCTCGGACCACCTGTACGGTTCGCCGGTGTTCCTGGAGGACCTGCGCAAGCGCTTCCCGGAGCCGCAGGAGCTGGTCATCGTGTCGCCGGACGCCGGTGGCGTGGAGCGCGCGCGCGCCTACTCCAAGCGCCTGAACACGGGCCTGGCCATCATCGACAAGCGCCGCCCGCGCCCCAACGCGTCGGAGGTGATGAACCTCATCGGCGACGTGTCCGGCAAGGACGCGGTGCTGGTGGACGACATGGTGGACACCGCCGGAACGCTCGCCCAGGCGGCCGCGGCCCTCAAGGCCAAGGGCGCGCGCAAGGTGGTGGCCTACGCCGTCCACCCCATCCTCTCCGGGCCCGCCATCCAGCGCATCCAGGACTCGGTGCTGGAGGAGGTCGTCTTCACGGACACGGTGCCCCTGTCCGCCAGCGCGCAGGCCTGCGGGAAGATCCGCCTGCTCACCACGGAGCGGCTCTTCGGCGAGGCCATCGCCCGCATCCACCGGGCCGACTCGCTCAGCTCGCTGTTCGTCTGA
- the spoVG gene encoding septation regulator SpoVG gives MNITDVRVFPVEEDKLKAYVTITLDHCFVIRDLKVIHGSSGLFIAMPAKKRKDGTYKDIAHPLNADTRSQMERVILMEYERHLHQAQAGMLSPMPADLD, from the coding sequence ATGAACATCACCGACGTCCGGGTGTTTCCGGTCGAAGAGGACAAGCTCAAGGCGTACGTCACCATCACCCTGGATCACTGCTTCGTCATACGCGACTTGAAGGTCATCCACGGCTCCTCGGGGCTGTTCATCGCGATGCCGGCGAAGAAGCGCAAGGATGGGACGTACAAGGATATTGCACACCCGCTCAACGCGGACACGCGCAGCCAGATGGAGCGTGTGATCCTCATGGAGTACGAGCGGCACCTTCATCAGGCGCAAGCCGGGATGCTCAGTCCCATGCCAGCGGACCTCGACTAA
- a CDS encoding DUF5658 family protein — protein sequence MATTTVGPQARGGVLGVNAAFYASPASVGLLTLNLLDGLFTLLFLQMGVAEELNPLMRLAYEQHPLFFMFSKLLIVNTGLWLLCLHRRMRASRIAIRVGAAVYGIIVIYHLAFLTHLVLQWPGGLG from the coding sequence GTGGCGACGACGACGGTGGGGCCGCAGGCGCGCGGCGGGGTGCTGGGGGTGAACGCTGCGTTCTACGCGTCGCCCGCTTCGGTGGGGCTGTTGACGCTGAACCTGCTGGATGGACTGTTCACCCTGCTCTTCCTCCAGATGGGCGTGGCGGAGGAGCTCAACCCACTCATGCGTCTGGCTTATGAGCAGCACCCTCTGTTCTTCATGTTCTCCAAGCTGCTCATCGTGAACACGGGGCTGTGGTTGCTCTGTCTTCACCGCCGCATGCGCGCCAGCCGCATCGCCATCCGGGTGGGCGCCGCCGTCTACGGCATCATCGTCATCTACCACCTGGCCTTCCTGACCCACCTGGTCCTCCAGTGGCCAGGAGGCCTTGGGTAG
- a CDS encoding thymidine kinase translates to MHQFPKDIGWIEVICGSMFSGKTEELIRRIQRAVYGKQKVQVFKPRIDNRYDETQVVSHSKLKVTSTPLERAEEIFYRLEPDTQVVGIDEVQFFGAEVVAVVEALANKGVRVICAGLDQDYQGRPFEPMPQLMAVAEYVTKELAICVVCGNPANRSQRIVSSGERVVVGAAGAYEPRCRKCHVPEPTEGTPPQTLELFD, encoded by the coding sequence TTGCACCAATTCCCCAAAGATATCGGGTGGATAGAGGTCATCTGCGGTTCGATGTTCTCCGGTAAGACGGAGGAGTTGATCCGCCGGATCCAACGCGCCGTCTACGGCAAGCAGAAGGTGCAGGTGTTCAAGCCCCGCATCGACAACCGCTATGACGAGACGCAGGTGGTGAGTCACTCGAAGCTGAAGGTGACCTCCACGCCCCTGGAGCGGGCTGAAGAGATTTTTTACCGGTTGGAGCCCGACACGCAGGTGGTGGGCATCGACGAGGTGCAGTTCTTCGGCGCGGAGGTCGTGGCGGTGGTGGAGGCGCTGGCGAACAAGGGCGTGCGGGTCATCTGCGCGGGGCTGGACCAGGACTACCAGGGCCGGCCCTTCGAGCCGATGCCACAGTTGATGGCGGTGGCCGAGTACGTCACGAAGGAGCTGGCCATCTGCGTGGTGTGTGGCAATCCCGCCAATCGCTCCCAGCGCATCGTGTCGTCGGGGGAGCGGGTGGTGGTGGGGGCCGCGGGCGCGTACGAGCCGCGCTGCCGCAAGTGCCACGTCCCGGAGCCGACCGAGGGCACTCCGCCCCAGACGCTCGAGCTGTTCGATTGA
- a CDS encoding uracil phosphoribosyltransferase — translation MRDTLYANVPFRLNEMTHHYGPNVHLVGNPFLLSQLATLCAKGVIQPQINRLVELLYTDLVKTVVNAEFPRKMVSLPTRMIDHTPQGLYQGEVIDPQVRVVTVNIARAGTLPSQVTYDLLNATVDPTVVRQDHIIMSRMIDAAQAVVGSQIGGAKIGGDVDDAFVLFPDPMGATGGSLSTAITLYKDKVPGRPRRIITLNLIVTPEYLRKMTTDHPDVIIYALRLDRGMSPPEVFGTAPGALWEKERGLDDRQYIVPGGGGFGEIMNNAYV, via the coding sequence ATGCGCGACACCCTCTACGCGAACGTCCCGTTCCGGCTGAACGAGATGACCCACCACTATGGACCCAACGTCCACCTGGTGGGAAATCCCTTCCTCCTGTCCCAGCTGGCCACGCTGTGCGCCAAGGGCGTCATCCAGCCGCAGATCAACCGGCTGGTGGAGCTGCTCTACACGGACCTGGTGAAGACGGTGGTCAACGCGGAGTTCCCGCGGAAGATGGTCAGCCTGCCCACGCGGATGATCGACCACACGCCGCAGGGGCTGTACCAGGGCGAGGTCATCGACCCGCAGGTTCGGGTGGTGACGGTGAACATCGCCCGGGCGGGCACGCTGCCGTCGCAGGTGACGTACGACCTGCTCAACGCCACGGTGGACCCCACGGTGGTGCGCCAGGACCACATCATCATGAGCCGGATGATCGACGCGGCGCAGGCCGTGGTCGGCTCGCAGATTGGTGGGGCGAAGATTGGCGGCGACGTGGACGACGCATTCGTCCTCTTCCCGGACCCCATGGGGGCCACGGGGGGCAGCCTGTCCACCGCCATCACCCTCTACAAGGACAAGGTGCCCGGGCGTCCCCGGCGCATCATCACCCTCAACCTCATCGTCACGCCGGAGTACCTGCGCAAGATGACCACGGACCATCCGGACGTCATCATCTACGCGCTGCGGCTGGACCGGGGCATGTCCCCGCCGGAGGTGTTCGGCACCGCGCCGGGCGCGCTCTGGGAGAAGGAGCGGGGGCTGGATGACCGGCAGTACATCGTCCCCGGAGGCGGCGGCTTCGGGGAGATCATGAACAACGCGTACGTGTAG
- the hpt gene encoding hypoxanthine phosphoribosyltransferase: MAFYEQEVGVLISEEKLQARVRELGAQITRDYAGKELTLVCILKGSTFFAMDLARAIDLPLTLEFLGVSSYQGGTETTGEVRITTDVSKPMAGKHLLIIEDIIDTGLTMSFLLENLQARHPASLKLCSLLEKPARARTKVDIDYKGFVIDDHFVVGYGLDFNEKLRNIPFIGVMKGK; this comes from the coding sequence TTGGCGTTCTACGAGCAGGAAGTCGGCGTCCTCATTTCGGAGGAGAAGCTGCAGGCGCGCGTCCGGGAGCTGGGCGCGCAGATCACCCGGGACTACGCGGGCAAGGAGCTGACGCTCGTCTGCATCCTGAAGGGCTCGACGTTCTTCGCCATGGACCTGGCGAGGGCCATCGACCTGCCGCTCACCCTGGAGTTCCTGGGGGTGTCCAGCTACCAGGGCGGCACGGAGACGACGGGCGAGGTGCGCATCACCACCGACGTCAGCAAGCCGATGGCGGGCAAGCACCTGCTCATCATCGAGGACATCATCGACACGGGGCTCACCATGAGCTTCCTGCTGGAGAACCTGCAGGCCCGGCACCCCGCGTCGTTGAAGCTGTGCTCGCTCCTGGAGAAGCCGGCGCGGGCCCGGACGAAGGTCGACATCGACTACAAGGGCTTCGTCATCGACGACCACTTCGTCGTCGGCTACGGGCTCGACTTCAACGAGAAGCTGCGCAACATCCCGTTCATCGGGGTGATGAAGGGCAAGTAG
- the aqpZ gene encoding aquaporin Z codes for MRSTNPEQKPRDKAAAMAGGDEAMKKYAAEFVGTFVLVLGGVGAAVLAGDRIGFLGIALAFGLSLLAMVYVIGPISGCHVNPAVTLGLLLTGKMESRHAPGYMIAQCLGAIVGAAVVLLIAKGAPGGYQATVEGLASNGYGAASPEGFNAGAAFLTEVALTFLLVLTVLGATDARAPVGFAGLAIGLALALIHMVGIPVTNTSVNPARSLGPALFAGGTALKQLWLFIVAPLLGGAFAAAVYRTLFRPVTEISARTAERSLEPQRAERIAADRTTRPRSPV; via the coding sequence ATGCGTTCGACGAATCCAGAGCAGAAACCCCGGGACAAGGCCGCCGCCATGGCGGGTGGCGACGAGGCGATGAAGAAGTACGCGGCGGAGTTCGTGGGCACGTTCGTGCTGGTGCTCGGCGGCGTGGGGGCGGCCGTGCTGGCGGGAGACCGCATCGGCTTCCTGGGCATCGCGTTGGCCTTCGGCCTGTCGCTGCTGGCCATGGTGTACGTCATTGGCCCCATCTCCGGCTGCCACGTGAATCCGGCGGTGACGCTGGGGCTGCTGCTGACGGGGAAGATGGAGTCGCGGCATGCCCCTGGCTACATGATTGCCCAGTGCCTAGGGGCCATCGTCGGGGCGGCCGTGGTGTTGCTCATCGCCAAGGGCGCGCCCGGGGGCTACCAGGCGACCGTGGAGGGGCTGGCCTCCAATGGCTATGGCGCCGCGTCCCCCGAGGGCTTCAACGCCGGGGCCGCCTTCCTCACGGAGGTGGCGCTCACCTTCCTGCTGGTGTTGACGGTGCTGGGGGCGACGGACGCGCGCGCGCCGGTGGGCTTCGCGGGGCTGGCCATCGGGCTGGCGCTGGCGCTCATCCACATGGTGGGCATCCCGGTGACGAACACGTCCGTGAATCCGGCGCGCAGCCTGGGGCCGGCGCTCTTCGCGGGCGGCACGGCCTTGAAGCAGTTGTGGCTGTTCATCGTCGCGCCGCTGTTGGGCGGCGCCTTCGCGGCGGCCGTCTACCGCACGCTGTTCCGCCCGGTGACGGAGATCAGCGCCCGGACGGCCGAGCGCTCGCTCGAGCCGCAGCGCGCGGAGCGCATCGCCGCGGACCGCACCACGCGGCCCCGCTCCCCGGTGTGA
- a CDS encoding LysE family translocator, with the protein MLFEPTRLVAFLLAGIALNLTPGPDTMYVLARSVGQGRGAGFVSALGIAVGCLFHIAAATLGLSALLATSAVAFTVVKWVGALYLVWLGIQMLRSKAGPDAVRGLAPASLWRIFRDGVVTNVLNPKVALFFLAFLPQFVDPTRGSTGLQFVLLGLLFDLTGTLWLAFIAGVAGAFGAWLRRSPRFTAWQQRVTGGVFVALGARLALQERP; encoded by the coding sequence ATGCTTTTCGAGCCGACGCGCCTCGTGGCCTTCCTTCTCGCGGGCATCGCCCTCAACCTCACTCCCGGCCCGGACACGATGTACGTGCTGGCGCGCAGCGTGGGCCAGGGCCGCGGCGCGGGCTTCGTCTCCGCGCTGGGCATCGCGGTGGGCTGCCTGTTCCACATCGCCGCGGCGACGCTGGGCCTGTCCGCGTTGCTGGCCACGTCGGCGGTGGCCTTCACGGTGGTGAAGTGGGTGGGCGCGCTCTACCTCGTGTGGCTGGGCATTCAGATGCTGCGCAGCAAGGCGGGCCCGGACGCGGTGCGCGGCCTGGCGCCCGCGAGCCTGTGGCGCATCTTCCGGGACGGCGTCGTCACCAACGTGCTGAACCCGAAGGTGGCCCTGTTCTTCCTCGCCTTCCTGCCCCAGTTCGTGGACCCGACCCGGGGCTCCACCGGGCTGCAGTTCGTGCTGCTCGGATTGCTGTTCGACCTGACCGGCACGCTGTGGCTGGCCTTCATCGCCGGCGTCGCGGGGGCCTTCGGCGCGTGGCTCCGGCGCAGCCCCCGCTTCACCGCGTGGCAGCAGCGGGTGACAGGGGGCGTCTTCGTCGCCCTGGGCGCACGACTGGCGCTCCAGGAGCGCCCCTAG
- a CDS encoding site-2 protease family protein, with the protein MTRPILLMWLWLFALSLNMVYLLSQAGVARLFGMRPSRLQLGFGPCLVKWRLRGVEWEVHAIPTTGSVEFASGPVPDAELPGHVLSRLPPAQHAIVLLVPWVLIVGLALASLGVGEGLHQFLSGFMLPIELWALPRRVDHLVAMLRHGDLLEVWGRILAKTAAYNLMPAPFLAGGALLRLPWRRKRVLAGSRADQFALVSFALILCWSAYVAVLFLRSFFS; encoded by the coding sequence ATGACCCGCCCCATCCTCCTCATGTGGCTCTGGCTGTTCGCCCTGTCACTCAACATGGTCTACCTGTTGAGCCAGGCGGGGGTGGCGCGGCTGTTCGGCATGCGGCCGTCGCGGCTCCAGCTGGGCTTCGGCCCCTGCCTCGTGAAGTGGCGGCTGCGCGGGGTCGAGTGGGAGGTGCACGCCATCCCCACCACGGGCTCGGTGGAGTTCGCGTCCGGCCCCGTCCCGGACGCGGAGCTGCCCGGGCACGTCCTGTCGCGCCTGCCGCCCGCCCAACACGCCATCGTCCTGCTGGTGCCCTGGGTGCTCATCGTCGGCCTGGCCCTGGCGAGCCTCGGCGTGGGCGAGGGGCTGCACCAGTTCCTCTCCGGCTTCATGCTGCCCATCGAGCTGTGGGCGCTGCCCCGGCGGGTGGACCACCTGGTGGCCATGCTGCGCCACGGCGACCTCCTGGAGGTCTGGGGGCGCATCCTCGCCAAGACGGCCGCCTACAACCTGATGCCGGCCCCCTTCCTCGCGGGGGGTGCGCTGCTGCGCCTGCCCTGGCGGCGCAAGCGCGTGCTCGCGGGGAGCCGGGCGGACCAGTTCGCGCTCGTCTCCTTCGCCCTCATCCTCTGCTGGTCCGCGTACGTCGCGGTCCTCTTCCTGCGGTCCTTCTTCTCCTGA
- a CDS encoding ribonucleotide-diphosphate reductase subunit beta, with the protein MLLDPGLNLTLRPMAYPAFFEMYRNAIKNTWTVEEVDFSTDLVDLRSKMTDAERHLIHRLVAFFATGDSIVGNNLVLNLYKHINAPEARMYLSRQLFEEALHVQFYLTLLDTYVPDPAERAKAFAAIDNIPSIQRKARFCMKWMDSINDLDAIQSKDDRRRFLLNLICFAGCIEGLFFFAAFAYVYFLRSKGLLNGLAAGTNWVFRDESAHMAFAFECIQVARKEEPDLFDAKMERDVEAMLREAVECETQFAQDLLSGGVAGLSVQEMRGYLEYVADQRLQVLGIAPVFHTKNPLSFMDLQDVQELTNFFERRVSAYQVAVGVGAANDVVLDATF; encoded by the coding sequence ATGCTGCTCGACCCTGGATTGAACCTGACGCTGCGTCCGATGGCGTATCCGGCGTTCTTCGAGATGTATCGGAACGCCATCAAGAACACGTGGACGGTGGAGGAGGTCGACTTCTCCACGGACCTGGTGGACCTCCGCTCGAAGATGACGGACGCGGAGCGCCACCTCATCCACCGGCTGGTGGCGTTCTTCGCGACGGGTGACAGCATCGTCGGCAACAACCTGGTGCTGAACCTGTACAAGCACATCAACGCCCCCGAGGCGCGCATGTACCTGTCGCGCCAGCTCTTCGAGGAGGCGCTGCACGTCCAGTTCTACCTGACGCTCCTGGACACGTACGTGCCGGACCCGGCGGAGCGCGCCAAGGCGTTCGCCGCCATCGACAACATTCCCTCCATCCAGCGCAAGGCGCGCTTCTGCATGAAGTGGATGGACAGCATCAACGACCTGGACGCCATCCAGTCGAAGGACGACCGGCGCCGGTTCCTGCTCAACCTCATCTGCTTCGCCGGCTGCATCGAGGGGCTCTTCTTCTTCGCCGCGTTCGCGTACGTGTACTTCCTGCGCAGCAAGGGCCTGCTCAACGGGCTCGCCGCGGGGACGAACTGGGTGTTCCGCGACGAGAGCGCGCACATGGCGTTCGCGTTCGAGTGCATCCAGGTGGCGCGCAAGGAGGAGCCGGACCTCTTCGACGCGAAGATGGAGCGCGACGTGGAGGCGATGCTGCGCGAGGCCGTGGAGTGCGAGACGCAGTTCGCCCAGGACCTGCTCAGCGGCGGCGTGGCGGGCCTGTCCGTGCAGGAGATGCGCGGCTACCTGGAGTACGTCGCGGACCAGCGCCTGCAGGTGCTGGGCATCGCCCCCGTCTTCCACACCAAGAACCCCCTGTCCTTCATGGACCTGCAGGACGTGCAGGAGCTCACCAACTTCTTCGAGCGCCGCGTGTCCGCCTACCAGGTCGCCGTGGGCGTGGGGGCGGCCAACGACGTGGTGCTCGACGCCACGTTCTGA